One genomic region from Leptolyngbyaceae cyanobacterium JSC-12 encodes:
- a CDS encoding protein kinase domain with FHA domain (IMG reference gene:2510096964~PFAM: Protein kinase domain; FHA domain) — translation MVTLTLLHPQESKPLRHWRFEQQTPIRLGRAPENHVILNNPIVSRFHAELRRVELPRRAGSQDPVQAWQLINHSANGTFVNGEAIAQSLLEDDTLIQLAQDGPILRFQLNRRSPLAISTPTQHVAASSTPLDPIQSIAPTCCTHMGNPPDNLFCIHCGQPIRVEKTVREYQILRVLGRGGMGTTYLVWNPTERADSSGVPPGKLQVLKEMNTDIARIPKAQELFEREARTLKTLNHPGIPQYYDFFIENDKKYLVMELIHGRDLEKQVRQQGPVPMEQAITWMIQTCEVLEYLHNRPTPIIHRDIKPGNLLVRNVDKRIVVLDFGAVKAAGLAPGTRIGAEGYSAPEQVQGRPVIQSDLYSIGPSLIFLLTGMSPLRLQRQEHSSNRLGLDKIEGLSRRLQLVIWRTTELDPANRYQTAKELIHALKNCLG, via the coding sequence ATGGTTACGCTCACCCTTCTGCATCCTCAAGAATCAAAACCGCTGCGGCACTGGCGCTTTGAGCAACAAACCCCAATTCGGCTTGGACGTGCTCCAGAAAATCATGTCATTCTCAACAATCCTATTGTTTCGCGGTTTCATGCGGAATTGCGGAGGGTGGAGTTACCTAGACGGGCAGGAAGTCAGGACCCTGTTCAAGCCTGGCAGTTAATTAATCACAGTGCTAATGGCACATTCGTTAATGGGGAAGCGATCGCCCAAAGTCTCTTAGAAGACGATACCTTGATTCAACTAGCTCAGGATGGACCTATTTTGCGATTTCAGTTGAATAGGCGATCGCCGCTTGCAATTTCCACTCCCACTCAACATGTTGCAGCCTCTTCAACGCCTCTAGATCCAATTCAATCTATCGCTCCTACCTGCTGTACCCATATGGGAAATCCACCCGATAATTTGTTTTGCATCCACTGTGGGCAACCGATTCGGGTAGAGAAAACAGTCCGTGAGTACCAAATTTTGCGGGTTTTAGGACGCGGCGGGATGGGTACGACTTATCTCGTATGGAACCCGACAGAAAGGGCTGATTCGTCTGGAGTACCACCAGGCAAATTGCAGGTCTTAAAAGAAATGAATACCGATATCGCCCGTATTCCCAAAGCTCAAGAACTGTTTGAGCGGGAAGCAAGGACATTAAAGACACTCAACCATCCTGGTATTCCCCAGTATTACGACTTTTTTATAGAAAATGACAAAAAGTATCTGGTGATGGAGCTAATTCACGGTCGTGATCTAGAAAAGCAGGTACGTCAGCAGGGACCTGTGCCAATGGAGCAGGCGATCACCTGGATGATTCAAACCTGTGAAGTGCTAGAGTACTTGCACAACCGCCCTACCCCAATCATTCATCGAGACATTAAACCTGGCAATCTGCTGGTTCGTAATGTAGATAAGCGTATTGTTGTCCTGGATTTTGGTGCTGTGAAAGCAGCCGGACTTGCTCCTGGTACTCGTATTGGTGCAGAAGGTTACAGCGCACCTGAGCAAGTGCAAGGGCGTCCAGTGATACAGTCTGACTTGTACTCAATTGGTCCAAGTTTAATTTTCCTGCTAACTGGAATGAGTCCCCTGCGGTTACAGCGACAAGAACACTCATCCAATCGATTAGGATTAGACAAGATCGAAGGGCTTTCTCGCAGGTTACAGCTTGTAATCTGGCGTACTACAGAACTTGATCCAGCAAACCGTTATCAAACTGCAAAAGAATTGATCCATGCCTTAAAAAACTGCCTGGGATGA